The genomic window ACGAGGGTCTCTACTCGCATCTGCGCCACCTCCCCCCGCCGCAAGCGCATCACTTGACGTTCTGAAACTCCAGCTGTGCGACTCAGCTGTTTAAAAGTAGAAACACCCCCCTGCTGCATTAATTGCTGCAACTGGTGGGTGAAATTTTGCTGGTCCTGATTCATGGTTCGTGGTTCAGTGTTTATCGTTCCTGAGTATCAACAATGAACCATGAACCATCAACACTAAATGCTCAAAACTACTCTTCCAGCAGGCTTCTTAGCATCCAGGCCGTCTTTTCATGTACTTGCAGCCGCTGGGTTAACAGGTCTGCTGTGGGTTCATCGTTCACTCGTTCAACTGTGGGGTAGATAGACCGAGCCGTTCGCGCTACAGCTTCTTGACCTTCCACAAGCAGGCGGATCATGTCGGTTGCCTTGGGAACGCCTGGAGTCTCTTCAATCGAGCTTAAGCGTGCAAAGTCGCTGTAAGTGCCAGGAGCAGGGAATCCTAGCGCTCGTATCCGTTCGGCAATCAGATCGACAGCTAGCGCTAGTTCAGTGTATTGTGTCTCGAACATTAAATGCAAGGTTTGGAACATCGGGCCAGTGACATTCCAGTGGAAGTTGTGAGTTTTCAGGTAAAGCGAATAGGTATCAGCCAATAGTCTTGACAGCCCTTGGGCAATTTCTCCCCGGTCTTTGTCGTCAATTCCGATGTTGATTTTCATGCCTTGGTCTTGAGCTTGCATAAATTTCTCCTTTTAGGTAGAAAAACTCGTTTATTGCTTAAGTTTATGCCATATGCATCCGCAGGACTGAGCGGGGCGCCCTGCGAACGCGGGCGAGAATTGTTTCCTTGCCAAGACGCTGGCAAGCTTCGTAGCGGTGACAGCCTGAGAAGCCGTAATACTTTCCATCCACTTCAAGTACGTCGATGGGTTCTTGTTGACCAATTTCTCGAATTGATTCCATCAAAGCTGCTACCTTCGTCTGGTCATTTTCTCGCGGTAGCGGACGGTGAATCTGTCGCAGGGGAATCTCTTGTACCCTGATCATGAGACTTGTCGCTGACTCCATATTGCTTTGTTCTCTAATCATACTCGTTATGAGTTTGAGTTACCACTAATTAGACAAAAAAATTAGCTGGATAATTGCTAATTACCAATTAGCAAAAAGCAATAACGACCTCTAACCGAAAAATTGTTGAAAGACGTACAAGATTGTTCTAGGCTGTCTAGGAACATATATCGAGCCACAAAGAACCCGGTTCAGCTAAAAAAGTTAGGTTATAGAAATTGTCCAGTCTTCTATCCTGAAAGAGTTCATGGAAAAAAAGGGTTGTATCTTGAGGAAAAGTAATTACCCCACCCAGCAGCCCAATAGGGAAATGATTTGTCATACTCCGACGGTGAAAAGATTAAGCCACTGGCCGCGCACCCTTCTGGCGGCAATGTGTTTGGTCGGGCTTACTGCTGCATCTGAACCTGCTCCGAAACCGACGGATGTGGAACTGAAGGTGGGTATCGTGCAGCGATTTGGCGACGAACCAACCGATCAACTGACATTGCGGGCAACAGATGGCGATCGCTTGATTTTACGATTTTTGGGTGGCGACATGAAACCGCAAACCCAGCAAGTCAAGACCGTCAAAGTGGAAGTGC from Microcoleus sp. FACHB-831 includes these protein-coding regions:
- a CDS encoding ParB N-terminal domain-containing protein; amino-acid sequence: MIRVQEIPLRQIHRPLPRENDQTKVAALMESIREIGQQEPIDVLEVDGKYYGFSGCHRYEACQRLGKETILARVRRAPRSVLRMHMA
- a CDS encoding Dps family protein; this translates as MKINIGIDDKDRGEIAQGLSRLLADTYSLYLKTHNFHWNVTGPMFQTLHLMFETQYTELALAVDLIAERIRALGFPAPGTYSDFARLSSIEETPGVPKATDMIRLLVEGQEAVARTARSIYPTVERVNDEPTADLLTQRLQVHEKTAWMLRSLLEE